Proteins from a genomic interval of Tautonia rosea:
- a CDS encoding amidohydrolase family protein — protein MRSRTTTDQATTVLDSSPYRVWDLHCHLSGVDGQTPTERMAQLIAFADRMGIERILIFMGFPFATDPSADDLRHQNDQVLEALAHWNDRVLGLAYVSPSHVEASLDEIKRCVRDGPMVGIKLWVARRCSDPTIDPIIQLTHELDGLIFQHTWLKAEGNLPGESSPEDLVTLSKRFPGTPLVCGHTGGDWERGIRIVRDHTNISIDLAGSDPTAGFVEMAVRELGAHRVLYGSDAGGRSFASQLAKVLGAELTEDDRRSILGGNLRRLLRPILMAKGRIP, from the coding sequence ATGCGATCGCGCACTACGACGGATCAGGCAACGACGGTACTCGATTCGTCCCCATACCGCGTCTGGGATCTGCACTGCCATCTCTCCGGCGTCGATGGACAAACACCGACCGAGCGAATGGCCCAGTTAATCGCGTTTGCCGACCGGATGGGGATTGAGCGTATTCTCATCTTTATGGGATTTCCCTTTGCCACCGACCCTTCTGCCGACGATCTTCGTCACCAGAATGACCAGGTGCTTGAGGCGCTCGCTCATTGGAATGATCGCGTACTGGGACTTGCCTATGTCAGCCCGTCTCATGTCGAAGCAAGTCTCGACGAGATCAAGCGATGTGTCCGCGACGGACCAATGGTCGGGATCAAGCTCTGGGTGGCCCGTCGATGTTCCGATCCGACGATCGACCCGATCATCCAGCTCACTCATGAACTCGACGGCTTGATCTTCCAGCACACCTGGCTCAAGGCCGAGGGAAACTTGCCAGGGGAATCGTCGCCCGAGGATCTGGTCACGCTTTCGAAACGATTTCCCGGTACGCCCTTGGTCTGCGGGCACACAGGAGGGGACTGGGAACGCGGAATCAGAATTGTACGCGATCATACGAACATTTCCATTGATCTTGCTGGTTCTGATCCCACTGCCGGATTCGTCGAGATGGCCGTACGAGAGCTCGGCGCCCATCGCGTTCTGTACGGAAGCGATGCCGGGGGTCGAAGCTTTGCCTCGCAACTAGCCAAGGTGCTTGGAGCCGAGCTGACCGAGGATGACCGCCGATCCATCCTCGGCGGAAATCTGAGACGACTGCTGAGGCCGATCTTGATGGCCAAGGGGCGAATCCCGTGA
- a CDS encoding PVC-type heme-binding CxxCH protein, which yields MTRTWLCLILIGLLNPAVQGRANQPTQEDGPLPRFEPLEPKEAITSFQTTNGDRMELLAAEPMVLDPVAGAFDAQGKLFIAEMADYPHVEQANDQPFQENTGDPPIGRVRLLIDQDGDGCFDESHLFAEGLSWPTGIAPWKGGIFVAATPDLWYLKDTNGDHRADVRERIFTGFRKYNIQAVMNNLIWGLDHRIYGAGSSNGGQIRRAELPEGEAETIPLLRSDYRFDPRVLSFEPISGGARFGNTFDDWGNRFLCNIRNPAQHVVLPDRDLARNPLLPLPSPLHDVAEAGDTIIMHRISPSEPWRELRARRWVEIGKELPRSELVGAGYLTSSSGITSLRGDAFPDSYRGNLILGEVANNLIHRMTVQPMGVTFTANRAEEGVEWVASTDTWFRPVNFVNAPDGSLLVLDMYRETIEHPWSIPDDIRERLNLRSGDDRGRIYRLVPQDFRPRPTPDLSALSTSELVQLLEHPNAWHRETAHRLIFERQDTDAIDLLKARLLRSSSTLGRVHALWSLEGLGALDDALLIAAFEIEHVDANRVREHLVSIAGTRLEHSERLQSFFLHLSDQPDARVRFRQTLALGGINDPAVPAILAQIARRDHNDPWMKSAILASAGAHPIGVFDALLREPWPGDASDLHAILDPLAFAIGAGSSDEEAVAALEALARSSVLEPTATSPISMKLGDGLIRRRSSLFELDVPDEASRMLDQGLARARRAVGDRDLAPEDRALAVMFFAHRPFEETTAWLSPLIGPDHPVEVRLAAVTTLARFGNEPDVAPLLLSGWNTATPTVRAAILSALSARPSWAEALVDAIESNQIAAGQIPQASRSALLKNRNDSIRDRAARFFGRTQGGPDPDILARYLATLETPGNAAQGRAVFDRSCATCHRLGDTGHPVGPNLVSVSRRTPDELLTHILDPNREVAPDAIEYLVALRDGRVTSGLIASESAASLTLLRAGGEQETVLRLDIEELSSTGRSLMPEGLEKEIAPPEMADLIAFLLRLQTL from the coding sequence GTGACTCGTACCTGGTTGTGTCTGATCCTGATCGGTTTGCTCAATCCGGCCGTTCAGGGGCGGGCGAATCAACCGACGCAAGAGGATGGACCGCTTCCCCGCTTCGAACCCCTGGAGCCGAAAGAGGCCATTACGTCGTTTCAGACGACCAATGGCGACCGCATGGAGCTGCTTGCGGCCGAGCCTATGGTCCTCGATCCTGTGGCGGGGGCGTTCGATGCCCAGGGAAAGCTCTTCATCGCCGAGATGGCCGATTATCCGCACGTTGAACAGGCGAACGATCAACCGTTTCAGGAGAACACAGGCGATCCGCCGATCGGCCGAGTGCGCCTCCTGATCGACCAGGACGGTGACGGATGCTTCGACGAATCGCACCTATTCGCCGAGGGACTCTCATGGCCCACTGGGATCGCACCCTGGAAGGGGGGGATCTTCGTCGCGGCCACGCCCGACCTTTGGTACCTGAAAGACACCAACGGGGACCACCGAGCTGACGTTCGCGAACGCATTTTCACCGGATTTCGCAAATACAACATTCAAGCGGTCATGAATAACCTGATCTGGGGGCTCGACCACCGGATCTACGGTGCCGGTTCCAGCAACGGCGGGCAGATCCGCCGGGCGGAGCTGCCCGAGGGGGAAGCCGAGACAATTCCCTTACTTCGGAGCGATTATCGATTCGATCCCCGTGTTCTTTCCTTCGAACCCATCAGTGGTGGGGCACGCTTTGGGAATACGTTCGACGACTGGGGCAATCGCTTTCTCTGCAACATCCGCAACCCGGCGCAACATGTCGTTTTGCCCGACCGCGACCTGGCCCGCAATCCGTTGCTTCCCTTGCCATCCCCGTTACACGATGTCGCGGAGGCCGGGGATACGATCATCATGCACCGGATCAGTCCTTCTGAGCCCTGGCGCGAATTGCGAGCCAGGCGGTGGGTCGAGATCGGGAAAGAATTGCCTCGGAGCGAGCTCGTTGGAGCGGGTTACCTCACCTCCTCCAGTGGGATCACCTCCCTCCGCGGCGACGCGTTTCCCGATTCGTATCGGGGGAACCTGATCTTGGGTGAAGTGGCCAACAACCTGATCCATCGCATGACCGTGCAACCGATGGGCGTGACCTTCACCGCGAATCGTGCCGAGGAAGGGGTCGAATGGGTTGCCTCGACCGATACCTGGTTTCGCCCCGTGAACTTCGTCAATGCTCCCGACGGGTCGCTGTTGGTGCTCGACATGTATCGGGAAACCATTGAGCATCCCTGGTCGATTCCCGATGACATTCGAGAACGCCTCAACCTACGGAGTGGAGACGATCGAGGACGCATCTACCGGCTCGTCCCTCAGGACTTCCGCCCGCGTCCGACTCCGGACCTGAGCGCGTTATCCACGTCCGAACTCGTTCAGCTTCTCGAACACCCCAACGCCTGGCATCGGGAAACGGCCCACCGCCTTATCTTCGAACGGCAAGACACCGACGCGATCGATCTCTTGAAAGCGCGGTTGCTCCGCAGCTCCTCGACACTCGGTCGAGTTCATGCCCTCTGGTCGCTCGAAGGTCTGGGAGCGCTCGACGATGCGTTGCTGATCGCCGCATTTGAGATTGAACACGTTGACGCCAATCGAGTTCGTGAACATCTCGTGTCCATCGCCGGAACACGACTGGAGCATTCGGAACGCCTGCAATCCTTTTTCCTTCACCTGAGCGATCAACCTGATGCTCGAGTGCGATTCCGGCAAACCCTTGCACTGGGCGGAATCAACGATCCGGCCGTCCCGGCAATACTCGCCCAGATCGCTCGCCGCGATCATAATGATCCGTGGATGAAATCGGCAATCCTCGCTTCTGCCGGCGCTCATCCGATCGGTGTCTTCGATGCTTTGCTACGCGAGCCCTGGCCGGGAGATGCATCAGATCTCCACGCAATTCTTGATCCACTCGCGTTTGCCATCGGGGCCGGGTCGAGCGATGAGGAGGCAGTGGCGGCACTGGAGGCACTGGCTCGGTCGTCAGTTCTTGAGCCAACAGCAACGTCACCCATCTCCATGAAGCTCGGAGATGGCCTGATCCGCCGCAGGTCCAGTTTATTTGAGCTCGATGTGCCCGATGAGGCATCACGCATGCTCGATCAAGGGCTTGCCCGTGCTCGGCGAGCGGTGGGCGATCGTGACCTGGCCCCGGAGGACCGAGCCCTCGCGGTCATGTTCTTCGCTCATCGGCCCTTCGAGGAGACAACGGCCTGGCTCTCGCCCTTGATCGGCCCCGATCATCCGGTCGAGGTTCGTCTCGCCGCCGTAACCACGCTGGCCCGCTTCGGAAATGAACCCGACGTGGCCCCCCTGCTGCTTTCTGGTTGGAACACGGCAACGCCGACTGTTAGAGCGGCGATTCTTTCGGCACTGTCCGCGCGGCCGTCGTGGGCCGAGGCGCTAGTGGATGCAATCGAATCGAATCAGATCGCCGCTGGGCAGATTCCTCAGGCGAGCCGATCGGCTCTGTTGAAAAACCGGAACGACTCGATCCGCGACCGGGCCGCCCGGTTTTTTGGTCGTACGCAAGGTGGGCCGGATCCTGACATCCTGGCCCGCTACCTGGCCACGCTCGAAACACCCGGAAACGCAGCACAAGGGCGAGCGGTCTTCGATCGATCGTGTGCGACCTGCCACCGTCTGGGAGACACCGGCCATCCGGTTGGGCCGAATCTCGTCTCCGTCTCGCGTAGGACACCGGATGAATTGCTCACGCATATTCTCGACCCGAATCGAGAAGTGGCTCCTGATGCGATCGAGTACCTTGTGGCGTTGCGTGATGGCCGCGTCACTTCTGGATTGATCGCGTCGGAATCCGCTGCATCGTTGACCCTCCTCCGCGCTGGGGGCGAGCAGGAAACAGTGCTGCGACTTGACATCGAGGAGCTTTCCTCGACTGGACGATCACTCATGCCCGAAGGTCTAGAGAAGGAGATCGCCCCGCCCGAGATGGCCGACCTGATTGCCTTCCTCCTCCGACTTCAGACCCTCTGA
- a CDS encoding PVC-type heme-binding CxxCH protein, with amino-acid sequence MQRRYGVLGWVAGPSMMVLAAIALVQAGQVPQADAPEDWRIVPIPDTWKEPPRVRPAEGASSGRDGFAWYRASVSVPADWDGRSLELHVEPVDDARAAFVNGVQVGAAGTFPPNYRSGLGESGRYRIPEGVVQPGQVNVIAVRVYYSDGRSNFAVAAPTLFDAEAGEAIKMEGPWEYQAGDDPSWAVGPVLSRDALYDRVDRFEDLDSYLRLRKGDTAPLTPEAAREAFAVAEDLAVDLAVADPIIAQPLQVSFDERGRMWVVEYRQYPEPAGLTMVSRDKFLRTVYDRTPLPPPLGTPGIDRISIHEDTNGDGQYDQHAVFLDNLNLATAIARGRGGVWVLNPPYLLFYPDRDGDDLPDGDPEVHLEGFGLEDTHSIASNLCWGPDGWLYGAQGSTVTGRIRRPGEPDEAIVHSMGQLIWRYHPETRRYEIFAEGGGNTHGVEIDAHGRVYSGHNGGDTRGFHYVQGGYYQKGFTKHGSLSNPYTFGYFLPMAHHSVPRFTHNFVFAEGGALPESYRGKLFGVEPLQGQIVMSDVTPNGSTFQSKDLDRPLTTEDPWFRPVSISLGPDGALYIADMYEQRIDHSSHYAGRVDKSNGRVYRLRAADAPPGRFPGEGEPGVPFNLAELSGKELIGLLDHPNRWFRREALRLLGDRREETLIPGLRSQLREGVAEDRSLELLWALNLCGGLDEATGIALIDHPDPYVRAWTVRLMCDDFEVSDELANALAALATREPYVEVRSQLACSARRLLANQALPIVRALLTRAEDATDPHLPLLLWWAIETKIGEDPDAVLALFEDPDLWDETIVSQTITERLMRRFAQAGSRADLIACAILLERSPNSQHAERLMRGFEAAFEGRSLSVLPDRLVQAIAASGGGSLPLRVRQGDDHAVAEALRIITDADADQAVRLELIRTLGEIRDRRALATLLAIASAEGPDAIRTAAFSALRPFDAPEIAQTAIRLHNTLPTEARAAAQAVLTGRRTFASEFLDAIASRTIDQDLVPESTARSILLLDDPDLAKTVREVWGDIGVPSSEQFQGELERLERSLASGTGNPYAGKALYIEHCGKCHTLFDEGGDVGPILTSYQRDDLRSMLVAVADPSAEIREGFETYLALLLDGRLVTGFLVAEDDRVVVLRGADGRNEVLLRDEIEEFKGVSQSVMPAGLLDPLSDQQVRDLFAYLRSTQPLAN; translated from the coding sequence ATGCAGAGACGATACGGAGTTCTCGGGTGGGTTGCGGGTCCTTCGATGATGGTGCTGGCCGCGATCGCTCTGGTGCAAGCAGGACAGGTTCCTCAGGCCGATGCACCCGAGGATTGGCGAATCGTCCCCATCCCCGACACCTGGAAGGAACCGCCTCGCGTGCGACCGGCTGAGGGTGCCAGTTCGGGCCGAGACGGCTTCGCCTGGTATCGAGCCTCCGTCTCGGTTCCGGCCGACTGGGACGGTCGATCGCTCGAACTGCATGTGGAGCCGGTTGACGACGCCCGGGCGGCGTTCGTCAATGGCGTGCAGGTTGGTGCGGCAGGAACGTTCCCACCAAATTATCGGAGCGGCCTGGGGGAATCGGGCCGGTATCGCATTCCTGAGGGAGTGGTTCAGCCCGGTCAGGTCAATGTGATCGCCGTTCGGGTTTACTACTCCGACGGCCGGAGCAACTTTGCGGTGGCCGCCCCCACCCTCTTTGATGCCGAAGCGGGCGAGGCGATCAAGATGGAAGGCCCCTGGGAATACCAGGCAGGCGATGATCCCTCCTGGGCGGTCGGCCCGGTCCTGAGTCGCGACGCTTTGTACGATCGCGTCGATCGGTTCGAGGATCTTGACTCCTATCTCCGCCTTCGCAAGGGAGATACGGCCCCTCTCACTCCCGAAGCCGCCCGAGAAGCCTTCGCAGTAGCCGAGGATCTGGCGGTCGATCTGGCGGTGGCCGATCCGATCATCGCGCAGCCGCTTCAGGTTTCGTTCGACGAGCGAGGGCGCATGTGGGTGGTCGAGTATCGCCAGTATCCCGAGCCGGCCGGTCTGACGATGGTCAGCCGAGACAAGTTTCTGCGCACCGTTTACGACCGAACACCCTTGCCTCCTCCGCTTGGCACGCCCGGAATCGACCGCATCTCGATTCACGAAGATACAAACGGCGACGGCCAGTACGACCAGCACGCCGTCTTCCTCGACAACCTGAACCTCGCTACCGCGATTGCCCGAGGACGCGGAGGGGTCTGGGTGCTCAATCCCCCGTATTTGCTCTTCTATCCCGACCGAGACGGCGACGACCTGCCCGACGGTGATCCGGAGGTCCACCTGGAAGGCTTCGGGCTGGAAGATACCCACTCCATCGCCAGCAACCTCTGCTGGGGACCCGACGGCTGGCTGTATGGTGCCCAGGGGAGCACCGTCACCGGACGCATTCGACGTCCAGGAGAGCCGGACGAAGCGATCGTGCACTCGATGGGCCAGCTCATCTGGCGCTACCATCCCGAAACCAGGCGTTACGAGATCTTTGCAGAAGGCGGAGGGAATACCCACGGGGTCGAGATCGACGCCCACGGTCGGGTTTACTCCGGTCACAACGGCGGAGACACGAGAGGCTTCCACTATGTCCAGGGGGGCTACTATCAGAAAGGGTTCACAAAGCACGGGTCGCTCTCAAACCCGTATACCTTCGGTTACTTCCTGCCGATGGCGCATCACAGTGTCCCCCGCTTCACTCACAATTTCGTGTTCGCGGAAGGGGGGGCCTTGCCGGAATCCTATCGGGGCAAGCTGTTCGGAGTCGAGCCGCTGCAGGGGCAGATCGTGATGAGCGACGTCACGCCCAACGGTTCGACCTTCCAATCCAAAGATCTTGATCGCCCCCTGACGACCGAAGACCCCTGGTTCCGGCCCGTCTCGATCTCGTTGGGTCCCGATGGTGCGCTCTACATTGCCGATATGTATGAGCAGCGCATCGACCACAGCAGCCATTACGCCGGCCGGGTCGACAAGTCGAACGGACGGGTCTACCGCCTTCGCGCTGCCGACGCCCCGCCCGGCCGGTTCCCCGGCGAGGGCGAGCCAGGCGTTCCGTTCAACCTCGCAGAACTGTCGGGAAAGGAACTGATCGGCCTGCTCGATCACCCGAACCGCTGGTTCCGTCGCGAGGCGTTGCGCCTGCTCGGCGATCGAAGGGAAGAGACCTTGATCCCTGGTCTTCGGTCGCAGTTGCGAGAGGGCGTGGCAGAGGATCGGTCGCTGGAACTGCTCTGGGCGTTGAACCTGTGCGGGGGCCTCGACGAGGCCACAGGGATCGCCCTGATCGACCACCCGGATCCCTACGTTCGAGCCTGGACCGTTCGCCTGATGTGCGACGATTTTGAGGTCAGTGACGAACTGGCCAATGCCCTTGCTGCTCTGGCGACTCGGGAGCCTTATGTCGAGGTTCGCAGTCAGCTTGCTTGCTCAGCCCGACGCCTCCTGGCGAATCAGGCGTTGCCGATCGTTCGAGCCCTGTTGACGCGGGCCGAGGACGCCACCGATCCCCACCTCCCGCTCTTGCTGTGGTGGGCGATTGAGACGAAGATCGGCGAGGACCCTGACGCGGTTCTCGCACTGTTCGAAGACCCCGATCTTTGGGACGAGACGATCGTCTCCCAAACAATCACCGAGCGCCTGATGCGCCGCTTCGCTCAGGCGGGGTCGCGGGCCGATCTGATTGCCTGTGCGATCTTGCTGGAACGATCTCCGAACTCGCAACACGCGGAACGCCTGATGAGGGGCTTCGAAGCGGCGTTCGAAGGTCGATCGCTGTCCGTCTTGCCCGATCGGCTTGTGCAGGCAATTGCGGCCTCAGGAGGCGGATCGCTGCCGCTCCGGGTTCGCCAGGGAGACGATCACGCGGTGGCCGAGGCCCTTCGAATCATCACTGACGCCGACGCCGACCAAGCCGTCCGCCTAGAGTTGATCCGAACCCTGGGCGAGATCCGCGACCGTCGAGCATTGGCGACCTTGCTGGCCATCGCCTCGGCCGAAGGCCCCGATGCGATTCGAACCGCTGCGTTTTCTGCCTTGAGACCGTTCGACGCTCCAGAAATCGCCCAGACCGCGATTCGACTGCACAACACCTTACCGACCGAGGCCCGAGCGGCCGCTCAGGCCGTGCTGACCGGCCGACGCACTTTCGCTTCTGAATTCCTTGATGCGATTGCATCGAGGACGATTGATCAAGATCTCGTTCCTGAATCGACGGCTCGATCCATTCTCTTGCTCGACGATCCCGACCTGGCCAAGACCGTTCGGGAGGTCTGGGGAGACATTGGAGTGCCGTCGTCCGAGCAATTCCAAGGGGAACTCGAACGGCTCGAGCGATCGCTGGCCTCGGGGACCGGCAACCCCTATGCGGGCAAGGCACTGTACATCGAGCATTGCGGCAAGTGCCATACGCTGTTCGATGAAGGGGGCGATGTCGGGCCGATCCTCACCAGCTATCAACGCGACGACCTTCGGTCGATGCTGGTTGCCGTGGCCGATCCGAGCGCCGAGATCCGGGAGGGATTCGAGACCTATCTGGCCCTCTTGCTGGACGGCCGGCTCGTGACTGGCTTTCTGGTGGCCGAGGACGATCGCGTGGTCGTTCTTCGCGGGGCCGACGGACGGAACGAGGTCCTGCTTCGGGATGAGATCGAGGAGTTCAAAGGGGTTTCTCAATCGGTCATGCCTGCCGGACTCCTCGATCCCCTGTCTGACCAGCAAGTGCGCGATCTGTTCGCATATTTGAGAAGCACCCAGCCCCTCGCCAATTAA
- a CDS encoding FG-GAP repeat domain-containing protein — protein sequence MRTRRSDFRLEGLEPRVMLDANAGLIRFDIIDEPANVDWPSSRQGAPTIPLSRMMVTDVDGSLSRVKDVDVVRVDLKTGEVFVASLNDYNTNDRDIGTYRLRLLNGSGAEVTSESFQVKHNPFRNTVEKSSGPGSANVAFQNALSIVHQIEQTGAYYVELADVSGLGREGHEYSLGLRVIGLNDGISERGFLNSPATNHLFVSLQGDVLQFAGPIGAGFGLRGDWTQTIETSDEGVSSRYESEGLVFLRSAAGEIPIPIPPGMSFSVTTVPNRWGAHFGEIDEIDWTAQLGPIALAKPLTEALGFRLDSAFGSVTGNRKTYGLKLGRDELVQETNAPVNANIPYLFFHESQGLSANFGGIEAKASLGYGWSIVTDPSDVFLYAGVRGIPTALGEFALAGSLNGNIPYTPFAKPTAYNGTMFGHIYLQAEVDLTRLVGTPISVNGEVVIDFDANDDNRLLGGVFDDPSRFASAGFDPGVFGSSTVAALGDLAIGVNAEIRLGLKFGDNSSGNSQGGGSGSGSGSDRGSLVDLTIPIGEGSLIYDPSEDGFFVRAGSSNPFEDTFLEKFVPMNRVVGDGFIKRDGTFRLQFDTNMTVLGYRLSASRLTVQNLPGFSGVRASAQANVLGAGVNLSGEIKTSGDFVFTGKANVNLAGILKGNANVTFSNQGGKVSFRANLVAEVSTEIAGKDFGGRITTNIMVGVRGGRLTYDGSVLGELLLGPYVLDVGLRIYDNGNEFGLELKLPAVSIIRDVVGGFLSFFGLASPDIPDVIRIVFPRTQRNPSQIINVPPPLPGPLPLPVRNARPGDFDGDGKSDFGVYGLNPEGIPQFTIALSTGGTFALPFGGRDDLPVIGDFDGDGVLDFGVYGYSPNDGYSRVAILLSGGGVINQPFGGRDDLPVVGDYDGDGTTDIGVYGYSPNEGFSRFAVILSNGGVINQPFGGRDDLPVVGDYDGDGTTDIGVYGYSPNEGFSRFAVILSNGGVMNRGFGGRLDVPVAGDFDGDGKTDLAVHGFSPNNGFSRFAILPSSGAPAVTQGFGGFDDLPIAADFSGDGKTDFAVHGFSPADGYSRFAVLLSDSRSSIKRPFGAPGMVPLPPSSSAFLSAQSHRTFGQASARSTASSDPAPVRSASVRSRSQTPVMIRVDPIPPGGEGMAARSTLSTASESVASSPQSSRARIAQHVDAGLRSLLSQEKPIEQDQERQNSRFLSRFWTLNVLMDREV from the coding sequence TTGCGCACGCGACGCAGCGACTTCCGCCTGGAGGGCCTGGAACCGCGGGTGATGCTCGACGCCAATGCCGGGTTGATTCGTTTCGACATCATTGATGAACCGGCGAACGTTGACTGGCCCTCGAGTCGACAGGGGGCTCCGACCATTCCTCTGTCTCGGATGATGGTGACCGACGTGGATGGCTCACTGAGCCGGGTGAAGGACGTAGACGTCGTAAGGGTCGATTTGAAGACCGGCGAGGTCTTTGTTGCCTCACTCAATGATTACAATACGAATGACAGAGACATCGGCACGTACCGCCTGCGATTGCTGAATGGTTCAGGCGCTGAGGTCACGAGCGAGTCGTTCCAGGTCAAGCATAACCCGTTTCGGAACACGGTGGAGAAGTCTTCAGGACCGGGAAGTGCCAATGTTGCGTTTCAGAACGCGTTGTCGATCGTGCATCAGATCGAGCAGACCGGAGCCTATTACGTCGAATTGGCTGACGTCTCGGGCCTCGGGCGGGAGGGTCATGAATATTCGCTCGGGCTCCGAGTGATCGGCCTGAATGATGGGATCTCGGAGCGAGGATTTCTGAATTCTCCCGCAACGAACCATCTCTTTGTGAGCTTGCAAGGCGATGTGCTCCAGTTCGCCGGGCCGATCGGTGCTGGATTCGGCCTCCGAGGCGACTGGACTCAGACGATCGAGACCAGCGACGAGGGGGTCTCGTCCCGATATGAATCGGAAGGGCTCGTCTTCCTGAGATCGGCCGCCGGGGAGATTCCGATCCCGATTCCTCCGGGGATGAGCTTCTCGGTCACGACGGTCCCGAACCGCTGGGGTGCGCATTTCGGCGAGATTGACGAGATCGACTGGACGGCACAGCTCGGTCCGATCGCGCTGGCGAAGCCGTTGACGGAGGCACTCGGTTTCCGGCTCGACTCGGCGTTTGGTTCGGTGACCGGGAACCGAAAGACTTACGGGTTGAAGCTTGGTCGGGACGAACTGGTGCAGGAAACCAACGCACCGGTCAACGCGAACATCCCCTACCTGTTTTTCCACGAGAGCCAGGGGCTGTCGGCGAACTTTGGCGGAATCGAGGCGAAGGCGAGCCTCGGCTATGGCTGGTCGATCGTCACCGACCCTTCGGATGTCTTCCTTTACGCGGGAGTCCGAGGGATTCCCACGGCCCTTGGCGAATTCGCACTGGCCGGCTCGCTCAACGGGAATATTCCCTACACGCCGTTCGCAAAGCCGACGGCCTACAACGGGACAATGTTCGGACATATCTATCTTCAAGCTGAAGTCGACCTCACGAGGCTTGTCGGCACTCCCATCAGTGTCAACGGAGAGGTGGTGATCGACTTTGATGCCAACGACGACAACCGATTACTCGGTGGAGTCTTCGACGATCCCTCCCGGTTCGCCTCCGCGGGATTTGATCCAGGTGTGTTCGGATCGTCCACAGTTGCAGCGCTGGGTGATCTGGCGATCGGCGTGAACGCCGAGATCCGGCTTGGCCTGAAGTTCGGCGACAATTCCTCAGGGAATTCACAGGGTGGTGGATCAGGTTCGGGAAGCGGCTCGGATAGGGGGAGTCTCGTCGATCTGACCATTCCGATTGGTGAAGGCTCGTTGATATACGACCCGAGCGAGGACGGCTTCTTCGTTCGGGCAGGATCGTCAAACCCGTTCGAGGACACGTTTCTCGAGAAATTCGTTCCGATGAATCGAGTCGTTGGGGACGGGTTCATCAAGCGTGACGGCACCTTTCGATTGCAATTCGACACGAACATGACAGTGCTCGGTTACCGGTTGTCCGCGAGTCGGTTGACGGTCCAAAATCTTCCCGGATTCTCTGGGGTTCGGGCATCGGCTCAGGCCAATGTGCTGGGTGCTGGGGTCAATTTGTCTGGTGAAATCAAAACAAGTGGTGACTTTGTGTTCACGGGGAAAGCCAATGTCAACCTCGCGGGCATCCTAAAAGGTAACGCCAACGTCACCTTTTCAAATCAAGGGGGCAAGGTTTCCTTCCGAGCAAACCTTGTTGCGGAAGTCAGCACCGAGATTGCCGGCAAGGACTTTGGCGGTCGGATCACGACGAACATCATGGTCGGGGTTCGCGGCGGACGATTAACTTATGACGGCTCGGTACTCGGGGAATTGCTCCTCGGTCCGTATGTTCTGGACGTAGGGCTGAGGATTTATGACAACGGCAATGAGTTCGGGCTGGAGCTCAAGCTTCCCGCGGTCAGTATTATCCGCGACGTGGTCGGAGGGTTCCTTTCCTTCTTTGGGTTGGCGAGTCCTGACATCCCCGACGTGATCCGGATTGTGTTCCCAAGAACCCAGCGAAACCCATCTCAGATCATCAATGTCCCCCCTCCCTTACCCGGCCCCCTTCCCTTGCCCGTCCGAAATGCAAGGCCGGGCGACTTCGACGGTGACGGCAAGAGCGACTTCGGCGTCTACGGGTTGAACCCCGAAGGAATTCCACAATTCACCATTGCACTGTCAACCGGTGGGACCTTTGCGTTGCCGTTCGGCGGGCGTGATGACCTGCCGGTCATCGGTGACTTCGATGGTGATGGCGTGCTTGACTTCGGAGTTTACGGCTACAGCCCGAACGATGGATACAGCCGCGTCGCGATCTTGCTCTCGGGAGGTGGCGTGATCAACCAACCGTTCGGCGGGCGAGACGATCTGCCGGTCGTCGGTGACTACGATGGCGACGGCACCACCGACATCGGCGTCTATGGATACAGCCCCAACGAGGGGTTCAGCCGGTTCGCCGTCATCCTCTCCAACGGTGGCGTGATCAACCAGCCGTTCGGAGGGCGAGACGACCTGCCGGTCGTCGGTGACTACGATGGCGACGGCACCACCGACATCGGCGTCTATGGATACAGCCCCAACGAGGGGTTCAGCCGGTTCGCCGTCATCCTCTCCAACGGGGGTGTGATGAACCGGGGATTTGGGGGACGCCTTGACGTCCCGGTCGCGGGGGACTTCGACGGCGACGGCAAGACGGACCTGGCCGTCCACGGCTTCAGTCCCAACAACGGCTTCAGCCGATTCGCGATCTTACCGTCGAGTGGAGCACCCGCAGTTACGCAAGGATTTGGCGGGTTCGATGATCTGCCGATCGCGGCTGACTTCTCCGGAGATGGAAAAACCGATTTCGCCGTCCACGGCTTCAGCCCTGCCGATGGCTACAGCCGGTTCGCCGTGTTGCTCTCCGACAGCAGATCGAGCATCAAACGGCCCTTCGGCGCTCCGGGGATGGTACCGTTACCCCCGTCCTCGTCCGCCTTCCTTTCGGCCCAGTCTCACCGAACCTTCGGTCAGGCGAGTGCCCGATCGACGGCCTCAAGTGATCCGGCCCCGGTCCGGTCCGCATCCGTCCGATCGCGCAGTCAAACTCCAGTCATGATCCGAGTCGACCCAATCCCACCTGGAGGAGAGGGTATGGCCGCGCGATCGACGTTGTCGACGGCCAGTGAGTCCGTTGCTTCAAGCCCTCAGTCGTCCAGGGCCAGGATTGCTCAGCACGTCGATGCGGGGTTGCGCTCCCTCCTGAGTCAGGAGAAACCGATCGAGCAGGATCAAGAACGCCAGAACTCGCGGTTCCTCAGTCGGTTCTGGACGCTGAATGTACTGATGGACCGTGAGGTCTGA